A genomic region of Caenorhabditis elegans chromosome V contains the following coding sequences:
- the Y32G9B.1 gene encoding DUF148 domain-containing protein (Confirmed by transcript evidence): protein MFGIPKQQESNDNTFDMGGRDVLGVRDFKKNVAMGEKIREIRYAEPIAEVAVEAAPANIPAPVEIAAPASASSSAAAVSAPELARPPAPTNAFDGSPFMQIARRFLQVGTGTGTPTEGGKAEPLPQIGIRDFMPNTDSNFGLPRGKGCLPFISEFMQIAYGKCQDQADEKTFDAWGEELRRAILHGEIDLLKASQETCRRGAERQQCDSLREAVATCDVMASLEIGTQLQRAMKRCEEVSGMMDQSPAAVLGQLNNLITGEVAQGFLNNFLKNG from the exons ATGTTTGGGATTCCGAAGCAACAAGAGTCGAATGATAATACTTTCGACATGGGCGGTCGTGATGTGTTGGGTGTGCgggatttcaagaaaaacgtGGCGATGGGAGAGAAGATTCGGGAGATTCGATATGCCGAGCCGATAGCCGAGGTGGCTGTAGAAGCTGCTCCAGCTAATATTCCGGCTCCCGTGGAAATTGCCGCACCGGCTTCCGCGTCTTCTTCTGCTGCAGCTGTGAGTGCTCCCGAACTAGCAAGACCACCAGCGCCG acaAACGCTTTCGACGGCAGCCCATTCATGCAAATCGCCCGTCGATTCCTTCAAGTTGGCACCGGCACCGGGACCCCAACTGAGGGAGGCAAAGCGGAGCCACTCCCGCAGATCGGAATCCGAGATTTTATGCCAAATACGGATAGTAACTTTGGCCTGCCACGTGGCAAAGGCTGCCTTCCATTTATATCGGAATTCATGCAAATCGCGTATGGAAAATGCCAGGATCAAGCCGACGAGAAGACGTTCGACGCGTGGGGTGAAGAACTTCGACGAGCAATTCTTCACGGAGAAATCGATTTGCTGAAAGCATCCCAGGAGACGTGCCGACGTGGTGCAGAACGGCAACAGTGTGATTCGCTGCGAGAAGCCGTTGCCACGTGTGATGTGATGGCAAGCTTGGAAATCGGAACACAATTGCAGAGAGCCATGAAGAGATGCGAAGAAGTGTCTGGAATGATGGATCAGTCGCCTGCAGCTGTGTTGGGACAGCTGAACAATTTGATTACCGGGGAGGTGGCGCagggatttttgaataatttcttgAAGAATGGATAA
- the Y32G9B.1 gene encoding Ntox28 domain-containing protein (Confirmed by transcript evidence): MQIARRFLQVGTGTGTPTEGGKAEPLPQIGIRDFMPNTDSNFGLPRGKGCLPFISEFMQIAYGKCQDQADEKTFDAWGEELRRAILHGEIDLLKASQETCRRGAERQQCDSLREAVATCDVMASLEIGTQLQRAMKRCEEVSGMMDQSPAAVLGQLNNLITGEVAQGFLNNFLKNG, from the coding sequence ATGCAAATCGCCCGTCGATTCCTTCAAGTTGGCACCGGCACCGGGACCCCAACTGAGGGAGGCAAAGCGGAGCCACTCCCGCAGATCGGAATCCGAGATTTTATGCCAAATACGGATAGTAACTTTGGCCTGCCACGTGGCAAAGGCTGCCTTCCATTTATATCGGAATTCATGCAAATCGCGTATGGAAAATGCCAGGATCAAGCCGACGAGAAGACGTTCGACGCGTGGGGTGAAGAACTTCGACGAGCAATTCTTCACGGAGAAATCGATTTGCTGAAAGCATCCCAGGAGACGTGCCGACGTGGTGCAGAACGGCAACAGTGTGATTCGCTGCGAGAAGCCGTTGCCACGTGTGATGTGATGGCAAGCTTGGAAATCGGAACACAATTGCAGAGAGCCATGAAGAGATGCGAAGAAGTGTCTGGAATGATGGATCAGTCGCCTGCAGCTGTGTTGGGACAGCTGAACAATTTGATTACCGGGGAGGTGGCGCagggatttttgaataatttcttgAAGAATGGATAA
- the T10B5.7 gene encoding Fungal lipase-type domain-containing protein (Confirmed by transcript evidence), whose translation MYRNKTAWFGGGNVGFYFARSYNLLWNAGMKEDFNTLKHAYPGYEIWVGGHSLGGSMAALASNYLVANGLATSSNLKMITFGEPRTGDKAFADAHDKMVTYSYRIVHHKDIVPHIPLNGMAEFHHHRNEVWYDNDMLKAVFKECDAQESPFCSDSHLDYEIEDHHRYFGMFISFYGRRNCTGDPSN comes from the exons ATGTACAGAAATAAG ACCGCGTGGTTTGGTGGCGGAAACGTCGGTTTCTACTTTGCGAGAAGTTACAATTTACTATGGAATGCTGGAATGAAGGAAGACTTCAATACGCTGAAGCATGCATATCCCGGCTATGAGATTTGG gtcggAGGCCACTCCCTTGGAGGATCCATGGCAGCTCTAGCATCCAACTACCTCGTCGCTAACGGACTTGCCACGTCGTCCAACCTCAAAATGATCACGTTCGGAGAGCCACGTACCGGCGACAAGGCTTTTGCAGACGCCCACGACAAAATGGTAACCTACTCGTACAGAATTGTCCATCACAAGGACATTGTCCCACATATTCCATTAAACGGAATGGCCGAGTTCCATCATCATCGGAATGAGGTTTGGTATGACAATGACATGCTGAAGGCCGTATTCAAGGAGTGCGATGCTCAGGAATCCCCGTTCTGTTCGGATAGTCATTTGGACTACGAGATTGAAGATCATCATCGATATTTTGGaatgtttatttcattttatggCCGGAGAAATTGCACCGGCGATCCTTCAaactaa
- the Y32G9B.1 gene encoding STI1 domain-containing protein (Confirmed by transcript evidence), with protein MDFQPFLSLLRPENMRSMAELATELSSMAGNNMRENERDVQRTVAAPKPPTPEQRPSQMIGGAIQNLAFQGRNAFLQALDKLEASGASTPPTPPPSTFPTLPPLTFGTPSTPPPPATLPPMFGIPKQQESNDNTFDMGGRDVLGVRDFKKNVAMGEKIREIRYAEPIAEVAVEAAPANIPAPVEIAAPASASSSAAAVSAPELARPPAPTNAFDGSPFMQIARRFLQVGTGTGTPTEGGKAEPLPQIGIRDFMPNTDSNFGLPRGKGCLPFISEFMQIAYGKCQDQADEKTFDAWGEELRRAILHGEIDLLKASQETCRRGAERQQCDSLREAVATCDVMASLEIGTQLQRAMKRCEEVSGMMDQSPAAVLGQLNNLITGEVAQGFLNNFLKNG; from the exons ATGGATTTTCAACCATTTCTCTCCCTGTTACGACCTGAAAATATGAGAAGTATGGCTGAACTTGCCACCGAATTATCATCAATGGCAGGTAACAATATGAGGGAAAACGAGAGAGATgttca GCGGACGGTAGCCGCTCCGAAACCGCCGACGCCCGAACAAAGGCCGTCACAAATGATTGGCGGAG caattcaaAATCTCGCATTCCAAGGCCGAAATGCTTTCCTACAAGCCCTGGATAAGCTGGAAGCTTCCGGAGCTTCTACGCCACCAACACCACCACCATCCACATTTCCGACCCTCCCACCATTAACATTCGGAACCCCATCgactccaccaccaccagcaaCACTTCCACCAATGTTTGGGATTCCGAAGCAACAAGAGTCGAATGATAATACTTTCGACATGGGCGGTCGTGATGTGTTGGGTGTGCgggatttcaagaaaaacgtGGCGATGGGAGAGAAGATTCGGGAGATTCGATATGCCGAGCCGATAGCCGAGGTGGCTGTAGAAGCTGCTCCAGCTAATATTCCGGCTCCCGTGGAAATTGCCGCACCGGCTTCCGCGTCTTCTTCTGCTGCAGCTGTGAGTGCTCCCGAACTAGCAAGACCACCAGCGCCG acaAACGCTTTCGACGGCAGCCCATTCATGCAAATCGCCCGTCGATTCCTTCAAGTTGGCACCGGCACCGGGACCCCAACTGAGGGAGGCAAAGCGGAGCCACTCCCGCAGATCGGAATCCGAGATTTTATGCCAAATACGGATAGTAACTTTGGCCTGCCACGTGGCAAAGGCTGCCTTCCATTTATATCGGAATTCATGCAAATCGCGTATGGAAAATGCCAGGATCAAGCCGACGAGAAGACGTTCGACGCGTGGGGTGAAGAACTTCGACGAGCAATTCTTCACGGAGAAATCGATTTGCTGAAAGCATCCCAGGAGACGTGCCGACGTGGTGCAGAACGGCAACAGTGTGATTCGCTGCGAGAAGCCGTTGCCACGTGTGATGTGATGGCAAGCTTGGAAATCGGAACACAATTGCAGAGAGCCATGAAGAGATGCGAAGAAGTGTCTGGAATGATGGATCAGTCGCCTGCAGCTGTGTTGGGACAGCTGAACAATTTGATTACCGGGGAGGTGGCGCagggatttttgaataatttcttgAAGAATGGATAA
- the mrpl-39 gene encoding Mitochondrial Ribosomal Protein, Large (Product from WormBase gene class mrpl;~Confirmed by transcript evidence) — translation MKLPVRSLLAIRSASTAVASAENAVPASVPAATLSSEFFDHIRHQVYGDLKKVDKVVVSVRTEDKAQPVLVNRNVSTSFHCFNHISKHFADDAVLVEVHPSVGGAYFSSVNQPLQDQAEIRKIGFDSAEDVNLVNDAYWRSCSLVTAAFLKEALDVDVDFRFPRGNIENGYFSVDVKGLNGNVFTLDELNTINRFGKSYIREEKQFEVIAVPTSVAEASGIHGDHLVRIGRQVFSTDGPCINSTRQIGRFTIFRSKSSGKSVIVGGVSIPMKQPTSSYSWSLVAKNAVQKFSKNA, via the exons ATGAAACTACCTGTCAGAAGCCTGCTGGCAATCCGGAGCGCATCAACTGCTGTGGCATCGGCCGAAA acgcTGTCCCGGCTTCCGTTCCAGCAGCGACTCTTTCCTCCGAGTTCTTCGATCACATTCGCCATCAAGTGTACGGGGACTTGAAAAAAGTGGACAAAGTCGTGGTTTCAGTGAGAACTGAGGATAAGGCTCAGCCAGTTCTTGTGAATCGGAATGTGTCCACATCATTTCACTGTTTTAATC ATATCTCCAAGCACTTCGCCGACGACGCCGTACTCGTGGAAGTTCATCCATCCGTTGGCGGCGCCTACTTCAGCAGCGTCAATCAACCACTTCAAGATCAAGCCGagattcgaaaaattggattcgATTCTGCTGAGGACGTGAATTTAGTGAATGATGCCTACTGGAGATCTTGTTCGCTAGTTACTGCTGCATTCCTGAAAGAAGCTCTGGACGTGGACGTGGATTTCAGATTCCCACgtggaaatattgaaaatggatatttttCGGTGGATGTGAAGGGATTGAATGGGAACGTTTTCACCTTG gacGAACTTAACACGATAAATCGATTCGGTAAATCGTACATCCGCGAAGAGAAGCAATTCGAGGTGATCGCAGTGCCAACGAGTGTAGCAGAAGCATCAGGAATCCACGGCGATCATCTAGTACGAATCGGTCGCCAAGTGTTCTCCACAGATGGCCCATGCATCAATTCGACTCGTCAAATCGGCCGCTTCACGATTTTCCGATCAAAATCATCTGGCAAGAGTGTGATCGTCGGCGGAGTGTCGATTCCCATGAAACAGCCGACTTCATCATACTCCTGGAGCCTCGTCGCCAAGAATGCAGTGCagaaatttagtaaaaatgcatga
- the Y32G9B.1 gene encoding DUF148 domain-containing protein (Confirmed by transcript evidence) encodes MRLAREADMPRCPFIASSPRSLSICQPTITNHFTNTHIRCHLFTFIFILEPLHTKMILLLSLMTLMLSFAKAQNMDFQPFLSLLRPENMRSMAELATELSSMAGNNMRENERDVQRTVAAPKPPTPEQRPSQMIGGAIQNLAFQGRNAFLQALDKLEASGASTPPTPPPSTFPTLPPLTFGTPSTPPPPATLPPMFGIPKQQESNDNTFDMGGRDVLGVRDFKKNVAMGEKIREIRYAEPIAEVAVEAAPANIPAPVEIAAPASASSSAAAVSAPELARPPAPTNAFDGSPFMQIARRFLQVGTGTGTPTEGGKAEPLPQIGIRDFMPNTDSNFGLPRGKGCLPFISEFMQIAYGKCQDQADEKTFDAWGEELRRAILHGEIDLLKASQETCRRGAERQQCDSLREAVATCDVMASLEIGTQLQRAMKRCEEVSGMMDQSPAAVLGQLNNLITGEVAQGFLNNFLKNG; translated from the exons ATGAGACTAGCGAGAGAAGCAGACATGCCTCGTTGCCCATTCATTGCTAGTTCCCCTCGATCTCTCTCCATCTGTCAGCCAACCATAACCAACCATTTCACCAACACACACATCCGTTGTCATCTattcacttttattttcattttggaacCCTTACACACCAAAATGATACTCTTACTTTCGCTCATGACCCTCATGTTATCATTTGCAAAAGCACAG AACATGGATTTTCAACCATTTCTCTCCCTGTTACGACCTGAAAATATGAGAAGTATGGCTGAACTTGCCACCGAATTATCATCAATGGCAGGTAACAATATGAGGGAAAACGAGAGAGATgttca GCGGACGGTAGCCGCTCCGAAACCGCCGACGCCCGAACAAAGGCCGTCACAAATGATTGGCGGAG caattcaaAATCTCGCATTCCAAGGCCGAAATGCTTTCCTACAAGCCCTGGATAAGCTGGAAGCTTCCGGAGCTTCTACGCCACCAACACCACCACCATCCACATTTCCGACCCTCCCACCATTAACATTCGGAACCCCATCgactccaccaccaccagcaaCACTTCCACCAATGTTTGGGATTCCGAAGCAACAAGAGTCGAATGATAATACTTTCGACATGGGCGGTCGTGATGTGTTGGGTGTGCgggatttcaagaaaaacgtGGCGATGGGAGAGAAGATTCGGGAGATTCGATATGCCGAGCCGATAGCCGAGGTGGCTGTAGAAGCTGCTCCAGCTAATATTCCGGCTCCCGTGGAAATTGCCGCACCGGCTTCCGCGTCTTCTTCTGCTGCAGCTGTGAGTGCTCCCGAACTAGCAAGACCACCAGCGCCG acaAACGCTTTCGACGGCAGCCCATTCATGCAAATCGCCCGTCGATTCCTTCAAGTTGGCACCGGCACCGGGACCCCAACTGAGGGAGGCAAAGCGGAGCCACTCCCGCAGATCGGAATCCGAGATTTTATGCCAAATACGGATAGTAACTTTGGCCTGCCACGTGGCAAAGGCTGCCTTCCATTTATATCGGAATTCATGCAAATCGCGTATGGAAAATGCCAGGATCAAGCCGACGAGAAGACGTTCGACGCGTGGGGTGAAGAACTTCGACGAGCAATTCTTCACGGAGAAATCGATTTGCTGAAAGCATCCCAGGAGACGTGCCGACGTGGTGCAGAACGGCAACAGTGTGATTCGCTGCGAGAAGCCGTTGCCACGTGTGATGTGATGGCAAGCTTGGAAATCGGAACACAATTGCAGAGAGCCATGAAGAGATGCGAAGAAGTGTCTGGAATGATGGATCAGTCGCCTGCAGCTGTGTTGGGACAGCTGAACAATTTGATTACCGGGGAGGTGGCGCagggatttttgaataatttcttgAAGAATGGATAA
- the T10B5.7 gene encoding Fungal lipase-type domain-containing protein (Confirmed by transcript evidence), protein MRQHCLLFLLCLGVFRAQGAPTGDDNASSFSDTFVRSHFPIIFASTEAPNATNCLDKVFTNYELKRHVNVKCDEADGLDRCSGLTLVSHDDKAIIIAFRGTKGVLQLLVESDEIMYRNKTAWFGGGNVGFYFARSYNLLWNAGMKEDFNTLKHAYPGYEIWVGGHSLGGSMAALASNYLVANGLATSSNLKMITFGEPRTGDKAFADAHDKMVTYSYRIVHHKDIVPHIPLNGMAEFHHHRNEVWYDNDMLKAVFKECDAQESPFCSDSHLDYEIEDHHRYFGMFISFYGRRNCTGDPSN, encoded by the exons atgaggCAGCACTGCCTGCTTTTTCTACTATGCCTAGGAGTTTTCAGGGCTCAAGGAGCTCCAACTGGCGACGATAACG catcCTCCTTCTCGGATACTTTTGTCAGAAGCCactttccaataatttttgcgTCAACTGAAGCTCCAAACGCGACCAATTGTTTGGATAAGGTTTTTACTAATTATGAG ctaaaaagACATGTAAACGTGAAATGCGATGAGGCTGATGGTCTGGACAGGTGCTCCGGTTTGACACTGGTGTCGCATGATGATAAGGCAATTATCATTGCGTTCAG aggCACCAAAGGAGTATTGCAATTGCTTGTGGAATCCGATGAGATAATGTACAGAAATAAG ACCGCGTGGTTTGGTGGCGGAAACGTCGGTTTCTACTTTGCGAGAAGTTACAATTTACTATGGAATGCTGGAATGAAGGAAGACTTCAATACGCTGAAGCATGCATATCCCGGCTATGAGATTTGG gtcggAGGCCACTCCCTTGGAGGATCCATGGCAGCTCTAGCATCCAACTACCTCGTCGCTAACGGACTTGCCACGTCGTCCAACCTCAAAATGATCACGTTCGGAGAGCCACGTACCGGCGACAAGGCTTTTGCAGACGCCCACGACAAAATGGTAACCTACTCGTACAGAATTGTCCATCACAAGGACATTGTCCCACATATTCCATTAAACGGAATGGCCGAGTTCCATCATCATCGGAATGAGGTTTGGTATGACAATGACATGCTGAAGGCCGTATTCAAGGAGTGCGATGCTCAGGAATCCCCGTTCTGTTCGGATAGTCATTTGGACTACGAGATTGAAGATCATCATCGATATTTTGGaatgtttatttcattttatggCCGGAGAAATTGCACCGGCGATCCTTCAaactaa
- the T10B5.8 gene encoding NADH:flavin oxidoreductase/NADH oxidase N-terminal domain-containing protein (Confirmed by transcript evidence), with amino-acid sequence MSLRRFPHAEIVSPDVLGEHLKFRNGRETNNRFLKAALTEIQSSYYPDEPKRHGLPTDAILNIYDKWGNGSFGMILTSNVLVDPTNLEAAGNAIIFKEGDCHERRALFTYWAKLMKQDGALAVMQISHAGRQTPVFVNPTPWSASDVQLVSAARFTTYGKPKPLSTEQVETEVVDRFVYAAKFAYECGFDGIQLHGAHGYLLSQFTSPTTNKRVDKYGGSLENRQRIVIEIYDAIRAEIPASTGFLIGIKTNSVEFQSEGLTLEDAKTMCQVYESKGFDFVELSGGTYEQLNWTWERESTKKREAFFVEFAEQIRPVFNKTVVYLTGGFRTVSAMINAISCNATQGIGLGRPITAEPDLPKKILKGRVISAVQDSFNPNDIATTALASGTQMDQMGRTSLEKASGNIMHLITDFSDGLTVQKFCEALGHHVEQAALDISEGKIPKAIIAFN; translated from the exons ATGTCTCTTCGCCGTTTCCCACACGCTGAAATCGTTTCCCCAGATGTTCTTggagaacatttgaaattccgaaaTGGTAGAGAAACCAATAATCGATTCTTGAAAGCTGCCCTCACCGAGATTCAGTCGAGTTATTATCCTGATGAGCCAAAAAGACACGGTCTTCCAACTGACGCTATTCTTAATATTTATGACAAATGGGGAAATGGCAGTTTTGGAATGATCCTGACTTCGAATGTTCTAGTGGAccca actaATTTGGAGGCTGCTGGTAAtgctataattttcaaagaaggAGATTGCCATGAACGTCGAGCTCTGTTTACTTACTGGGCAAAACTGATGAAACAGGATGGGGCTCTTGCCGTAATGCAGATCTCTCATGCTGGAAGGCAGACCCCAGTGTTCGTGAATCCTACTCCTTGGTCAGCTTCTGATGTTCAACTTGTGTCAGCTGCACGTTTTACAACGTATGGAAAGCCAAAGCCTTTGTCAACTGAGCAAGTTGAAACCGAAGTAGTGGATAGATTCGTCTATGCTGCCAAATTTGCATACGAATGTGGATTTGATGGAATTCAACTACACGGAGCCCATGGATACTTGCTCTCTCAATTCACATCTCCAACAACTAATAAGAGAGTTGACAAGTATGGAGGTTCGCTGGAAAACCGTCAGAGAATTGTTATCGAGATTTATGATGCTATTCGAGCTGAAATTCCGGCATCAACTGGGTTTTTGATTggaattaaaacaaattcagTGGAATTTCAATCAGAAGGACTCACTTTGGAGGATGCTAAAACTATGTGTCAAGTATATGAGAGCAAAGGATTTGACTTTGTAGAGCTATCTGGAGGAACATATGAGCAGCTCAACTGGACCTGGGAACGAGAGTCGACTAAGAAGAGGGAGGcatttttcgttgaatttgCCGAGCAG ATTCGgccagtttttaataaaacggTGGTATATTTGACTGGAGGATTTCGAACAGTTTCTGCAATGATTAATGCAATCTCCTGTAATGCAACTCAAGGAATTGGCCTCGGGCGTCCAATTACAGCGGAGCCAGATCTGCCAAAGAAGATTCTAAAAGGAAGAGTCATTTCAGCAGTTCAAGACTCATTCAATCCAAATGATATTGCAACAACTGCGTTGGCAAGTGGCACACAAATGGATCAAATGGGGCGTACGAGTCTGGAAAAAGCGAGCGGAAA tataaTGCATCTAATCACCGACTTCAGTGATGGGCTCaccgttcaaaaattttgtgaagcTTTGGGCCATCATGTGGAACAAGCAGCACTTGATATAAGCGAAGGAAAAATACCGAAAGCAATAATTGCATTTAACTAA